Proteins encoded in a region of the Gloeomargarita sp. SKYB120 genome:
- a CDS encoding SIMPL domain-containing protein (The SIMPL domain is named for its presence in mouse protein SIMPL (signalling molecule that associates with mouse pelle-like kinase). Bacterial member BP26, from Brucella, was shown to assemble into a channel-like structure, while YggE from E. coli has been associated with resistance to oxidative stress.) translates to MQRWIGLSVLLLGLWQPVAGAQMKERVLQVTGQGMVTLPTQLAEVEVGVEIRGNSANQVQTEIAQRMNRLVQTLRQRQAEKINTTALSLSPLYGERQQLVGFLGRSAVEFRLPIPQAGAVVDELIAQGANQITRLQFIASDTALEQGRTQALQMAVQDAQRQAQTVLAALQLTPKEVVNVQILSASLPAPQPVAFAERRFSTPIVGGEQMVQAQVRLEIRY, encoded by the coding sequence ATGCAACGGTGGATAGGGTTGAGTGTCTTGCTGCTAGGGTTATGGCAACCGGTGGCCGGGGCGCAGATGAAAGAACGGGTTTTGCAAGTAACAGGCCAGGGAATGGTGACCTTGCCCACCCAACTGGCGGAAGTGGAAGTCGGAGTGGAAATTCGGGGCAACAGCGCCAACCAGGTGCAAACCGAAATTGCCCAGCGCATGAATCGCCTGGTCCAAACACTCCGGCAACGCCAGGCTGAAAAAATTAACACCACTGCCTTGAGTTTAAGCCCGCTCTACGGCGAACGTCAGCAACTCGTTGGGTTTCTTGGTCGCAGCGCCGTTGAATTTCGCCTACCCATCCCGCAAGCAGGCGCTGTGGTGGATGAACTGATTGCCCAAGGTGCGAATCAAATCACTCGGTTACAATTCATCGCCAGCGATACGGCCCTCGAACAGGGACGCACGCAAGCCCTACAGATGGCGGTTCAGGACGCCCAACGCCAGGCCCAAACGGTGTTAGCTGCGCTCCAACTAACGCCTAAAGAGGTGGTCAATGTCCAAATTCTCAGTGCCAGCTTGCCGGCGCCCCAACCGGTAGCCTTTGCTGAACGGCGCTTCAGCACCCCCATCGTTGGCGGGGAACAGATGGTGCAGGCCCAAGTGCGGCTGGAGATTCGCTACTGA
- a CDS encoding Ycf51 family protein — MTIPTPAEFAQAARWVGGFTLVMMVLTLVAFAARWGIRFRLVGITAFSLVVTGGLFALGLTPVTRTVLPDAVRYTTVYDNGGTQAVIAVPRDITPTQLRATLQQAANDLFSYGRLAKGEPVLTIRARTLLHPEPGVTEPVYLGYVRRSLRQREDPAMVIELDIQALARVNANSPGS, encoded by the coding sequence ATGACCATTCCCACGCCTGCTGAATTTGCCCAAGCGGCGCGCTGGGTCGGGGGATTTACCCTGGTGATGATGGTGTTAACGCTGGTGGCGTTTGCCGCCCGGTGGGGAATTCGCTTCCGGTTGGTAGGGATCACGGCCTTTTCCCTAGTGGTGACGGGGGGATTGTTTGCCCTGGGGTTAACGCCAGTGACCCGTACCGTCTTGCCGGATGCGGTGCGCTATACGACCGTGTATGACAATGGCGGCACCCAAGCGGTGATTGCTGTGCCCCGAGACATCACCCCCACCCAGTTACGGGCCACCTTGCAGCAGGCAGCCAACGATTTGTTTTCCTACGGGCGATTGGCCAAGGGGGAACCGGTGCTGACTATCCGAGCGCGGACGTTACTGCATCCCGAACCCGGCGTCACTGAACCAGTGTATTTGGGCTATGTCCGGCGGTCGTTGCGCCAGCGGGAAGACCCAGCGATGGTGATAGAATTAGATATTCAGGCCCTAGCGCGGGTCAACGCCAACAGTCCTGGTTCGTAG
- a CDS encoding iron-containing alcohol dehydrogenase: MAELRVAPRTVVRGRRLIPEYGERLQALARRWLLVGGPTALSLVWPQLRAAGVEPVQVAVVQECTEAVRQEGGQTVVTARLEGVLACGGGKALDAGKLIAHDQGLPVVTIPTSGATCAAWTALSNIYSPQGAFQYDVPLRACPELLLLDYDLVQTAPVRTLVAGIGDALAKWYEASVSAGQSTETPVVMAVQQARVLRDLLLQKAAAALAQPGSAVWEQVVDATVLMAGLIGGLGGAPCRTVAAHAVHNGLTHWPVTHRWLHGEKVAFGILVQLRLEEMQGQQLAGVARTQLLTLYQQIGLPCTLADLGLGNASPAELQALATCICRPESDIHRLPFPVTAAQVVQAMTTTTQAWPSPVVPAS, encoded by the coding sequence ATGGCGGAATTACGAGTGGCTCCCCGGACAGTGGTGCGGGGACGGCGATTAATCCCTGAATACGGCGAACGGTTGCAGGCCCTGGCGCGGCGCTGGTTGCTGGTTGGGGGACCAACAGCGCTATCGTTGGTGTGGCCCCAGCTCCGGGCGGCGGGCGTCGAACCAGTACAGGTGGCGGTTGTCCAGGAATGTACAGAGGCGGTACGCCAGGAAGGGGGGCAAACGGTGGTCACAGCGCGCCTGGAGGGGGTCCTGGCCTGCGGTGGTGGCAAAGCCCTGGATGCAGGGAAGTTGATCGCGCACGACCAGGGGTTGCCGGTGGTCACGATTCCCACTTCTGGGGCAACCTGTGCTGCCTGGACCGCCTTGAGCAATATCTATTCCCCCCAGGGCGCGTTTCAGTACGACGTACCGCTACGGGCTTGTCCAGAACTGTTGCTGCTGGATTACGACCTGGTACAAACGGCGCCGGTGCGCACCCTGGTGGCGGGGATTGGCGATGCCCTGGCCAAGTGGTATGAGGCGTCGGTCAGCGCGGGCCAGTCCACTGAAACACCGGTGGTCATGGCAGTGCAGCAGGCGCGGGTGTTGCGAGACCTGCTGTTGCAGAAGGCGGCAGCGGCCCTCGCGCAACCGGGTTCGGCGGTGTGGGAGCAGGTGGTGGACGCGACCGTGCTGATGGCGGGATTAATTGGGGGTCTCGGTGGCGCACCCTGTCGCACAGTGGCGGCTCATGCCGTTCACAACGGGTTGACCCACTGGCCGGTGACCCACCGTTGGTTGCACGGGGAAAAGGTGGCCTTTGGCATTCTAGTGCAATTGCGCCTGGAGGAAATGCAGGGCCAGCAGTTGGCCGGTGTTGCCCGCACCCAATTACTGACGCTGTATCAACAAATTGGCCTGCCCTGCACCCTGGCGGATTTGGGGTTGGGCAATGCCTCTCCAGCGGAGTTGCAAGCCCTAGCGACCTGTATCTGCCGGCCCGAGAGTGACATTCACCGGCTGCCGTTTCCGGTGACGGCGGCGCAGGTGGTGCAGGCGATGACGACGACCACCCAGGCATGGCCTTCCCCCGTCGTACCTGCGAGCTAA
- a CDS encoding phosphotransacetylase family protein has translation MTRRFLFVGSTQAYSGKSTAILGIAQQLQARHWRIGYGKPVGQSQVTTDPVALDMDGQLAARVLRLPPDCLAPTLVFLQDWLKYPERLAQATPLTSALDSYRNLTTPDVMLLEAPANFHEGYWFGLEFAGMVKALDAAVVLVVRVESLLVVDELLMAKAQLGRRLLGVLLNAVPTDQPLVSEVLVPMLEQRGIPVLGILPRSRLLRSVRVGELAEQLQAQVLCCPDRLDLLVEHLSIGAMSVNAALDYFRQGVNMVVVTGAGRTDIQMAALEAATQCLVLTGPNDPEPMVLARAEEMEVPILRVDMDTLTAVETIERAFERVRLQEPVKIQYVQQMIAQHLNLERLLNLWDAVCPA, from the coding sequence GTGACCCGTCGCTTTCTGTTTGTTGGTTCCACGCAGGCCTACAGTGGCAAGTCCACGGCCATTCTTGGGATTGCCCAGCAGTTACAGGCCCGGCACTGGCGGATTGGTTATGGAAAGCCAGTAGGCCAGAGTCAAGTCACGACCGACCCGGTGGCGTTAGACATGGATGGGCAGTTGGCGGCGCGGGTCTTGCGATTACCCCCTGACTGTCTGGCGCCAACGCTGGTGTTTTTGCAGGATTGGCTGAAATATCCTGAGCGCCTGGCCCAAGCAACTCCCCTGACGTCGGCGCTGGACAGTTATCGCAACTTGACAACCCCCGATGTCATGCTGCTGGAGGCGCCCGCCAATTTCCACGAAGGGTATTGGTTCGGGCTGGAGTTTGCCGGCATGGTGAAGGCCCTGGATGCCGCTGTCGTGCTGGTGGTGCGGGTGGAATCGCTGCTGGTGGTAGACGAATTGCTCATGGCCAAAGCGCAGTTAGGCCGACGGCTCCTAGGGGTGCTGTTGAATGCGGTGCCAACCGACCAGCCGCTGGTGTCAGAGGTCTTGGTGCCGATGCTGGAACAACGGGGGATTCCGGTGCTAGGAATTTTGCCTCGTAGTCGGTTGTTGCGCAGTGTGCGGGTGGGCGAGCTGGCGGAGCAGTTGCAGGCTCAGGTACTCTGCTGCCCAGACCGGCTGGACTTGCTGGTGGAGCACTTGTCCATCGGAGCCATGAGCGTCAATGCCGCTCTAGACTATTTCCGCCAGGGGGTCAACATGGTGGTGGTCACCGGTGCAGGACGCACGGACATTCAAATGGCGGCGCTGGAGGCTGCCACCCAATGCCTGGTGTTGACCGGCCCCAACGACCCGGAACCCATGGTGCTAGCCCGTGCCGAGGAAATGGAGGTGCCCATTTTGCGGGTAGATATGGACACCCTGACGGCGGTAGAAACCATCGAGCGGGCCTTTGAGCGGGTGCGGCTGCAGGAGCCGGTGAAAATTCAGTACGTGCAGCAGATGATTGCCCAGCATCTGAACCTGGAGCGATTGCTGAATTTATGGGACGCAGTCTGTCCAGCGTAA
- a CDS encoding TIGR02450 family Trp-rich protein produces MGRSLSSVKVGSAWTAQQPTWGWRHFQVKNRKRQGRFIFVELAAVCDPRVRFWVNARQLGDRNLWQPGWQSLLE; encoded by the coding sequence ATGGGACGCAGTCTGTCCAGCGTAAAGGTGGGGTCGGCCTGGACAGCGCAACAGCCCACCTGGGGATGGCGGCACTTTCAGGTGAAAAATCGCAAGCGCCAGGGGCGTTTTATCTTTGTGGAGCTGGCGGCGGTGTGCGATCCCCGGGTGCGCTTTTGGGTGAATGCCCGGCAATTGGGCGACCGGAACTTATGGCAACCGGGGTGGCAATCGTTACTCGAATGA
- a CDS encoding tetratricopeptide repeat protein, which translates to MIVENFFIRAFDKARRGDYQGAILDYTQALQVNPGDAKAFNNRGYAHFMLGDYERAIQDYTSALQIDPRFGEAYYNRGIARFMVGDYEGAIADYTQAIQLRPHDPKAHGNRGFAHLMLKNYTQAIADYTAALALQPEDAKSYYNRGVAYLGLEQYAAALADLNQALQYNPEFAEAYNKRGSAYFELGQIQEALRDYNEAIRLNPTLAEAYYNRGVAYGELGQVQREIEDYTEAIRFNPDFAEAYYNRGIARFMIGDKEGALADYTKAIQLNPDDARGYSNRGFAYHSLNRLQEAIADYTKALELDPNLAEVYSKRGNARFDLGDVAGAIEDYTEAIRINPDYAVAYYNRATARFDLGDVLGEIEDYNRTLRLDPNFADAYLNRGLARLRLGNKREALADFRKAASLFEHRGDQAMYQQIMELIQKVAAKPEGTSMK; encoded by the coding sequence ATGATTGTCGAAAATTTCTTCATCCGGGCTTTTGATAAGGCGCGACGCGGGGATTACCAGGGAGCGATTTTAGACTATACCCAGGCGTTGCAAGTCAATCCGGGAGATGCCAAGGCGTTTAACAACCGGGGGTATGCCCATTTTATGCTGGGGGATTACGAACGGGCGATTCAGGACTACACCAGCGCTCTACAAATTGACCCCCGCTTCGGCGAGGCCTATTACAACCGAGGAATTGCCCGCTTCATGGTGGGGGATTACGAAGGGGCGATTGCCGATTACACCCAGGCGATTCAACTGCGCCCCCACGACCCCAAGGCCCACGGCAATCGGGGATTTGCCCACCTGATGCTGAAGAACTACACCCAGGCGATTGCCGACTACACAGCGGCCTTGGCGTTGCAACCCGAAGATGCCAAGTCCTACTACAACCGGGGGGTGGCCTACCTGGGTTTAGAACAATATGCCGCAGCGCTGGCGGACTTGAACCAGGCGTTGCAGTACAACCCGGAATTTGCCGAAGCTTACAACAAGCGGGGGAGCGCCTACTTTGAACTCGGGCAAATCCAGGAGGCGCTGCGGGATTACAACGAGGCTATCCGCTTAAACCCCACGCTGGCGGAAGCCTACTACAACCGGGGGGTGGCCTATGGGGAACTGGGCCAGGTGCAGCGGGAAATTGAGGACTATACGGAGGCGATTCGCTTTAACCCTGATTTTGCCGAAGCCTATTACAACCGAGGGATTGCGCGGTTTATGATAGGCGACAAGGAGGGTGCGCTGGCGGATTACACCAAGGCCATTCAACTCAATCCTGACGACGCGCGGGGCTACAGCAATCGTGGGTTCGCTTACCACAGCTTGAACCGGTTGCAAGAGGCGATTGCTGACTACACCAAAGCCTTGGAACTGGACCCCAACCTCGCAGAGGTTTATAGCAAGCGGGGGAACGCCCGGTTTGACCTAGGGGATGTGGCTGGAGCCATTGAGGACTACACCGAAGCGATTCGCATCAACCCCGATTACGCGGTGGCCTATTACAACCGGGCGACAGCGCGGTTTGACCTGGGCGACGTGCTAGGCGAAATCGAGGACTACAACCGCACCCTGCGTCTCGACCCCAATTTTGCCGATGCCTACCTCAACCGCGGCCTAGCGCGACTACGGCTCGGGAACAAGCGGGAAGCGCTGGCGGACTTTCGCAAGGCAGCGTCCTTGTTTGAGCATCGGGGCGACCAGGCGATGTATCAACAGATCATGGAGCTAATCCAAAAAGTAGCCGCCAAACCCGAGGGCACTTCTATGAAGTGA
- a CDS encoding pentapeptide repeat-containing protein: protein MRIRLPLLTLGLLALFVLPAHGAEPEHVRQLLRTNKCTDCDLREADLQRMELRNADLAGSDLRRANLQEADLSGANLRNTDLRGANFRNANLRYADLRGADIRGADFTGANLTGTELEDSIRFRGFIDIPGRAMLRQMPPPVQRRRFQPY from the coding sequence ATGCGTATCCGACTGCCGCTTCTCACCCTTGGGTTACTAGCTCTGTTCGTGTTGCCGGCCCATGGCGCTGAACCGGAGCACGTGCGCCAACTGCTGCGCACCAACAAATGCACCGACTGCGACCTGCGGGAAGCCGACCTGCAGCGGATGGAACTGCGCAACGCCGACTTGGCCGGTTCTGACCTGCGCCGCGCCAACTTGCAGGAGGCCGATTTGAGCGGGGCTAACCTGCGCAACACTGACCTGCGGGGCGCTAATTTCCGCAACGCCAACCTGCGTTACGCCGACCTGCGGGGCGCGGACATCCGAGGCGCGGATTTTACTGGCGCAAATCTGACGGGCACTGAGCTGGAAGACAGTATTCGATTCCGGGGATTTATTGACATTCCCGGGCGGGCGATGCTCCGGCAAATGCCGCCCCCAGTGCAACGGCGGCGTTTCCAGCCCTACTAA
- a CDS encoding tetratricopeptide repeat protein, giving the protein MRTWTQAMRGSTMELREQIGQYIAEGVQQALQGEGATALAALRQALALQPHQAETHLLQALIYTQQEKFPEALAACQRALYLDEHLTEALVLRGYLYCRGKKAAAALADLDRVQALRPRWWPVYVIRAWVHSRLERWQDAERDLQQALKLEPASGEICYNLGLVYQALGRKDAALEYWGRALLLQPDLTEAHAQRAAVYGEMKDYARSLAEYDEWLRSQPEEPRAYYGRGRVRAASGDRWGAIEDFSRVLALNPNYGEAWLQRGLAYSVLGQTEAALADARQAAQIFHQQGNTTAYHRARGLVAYLQK; this is encoded by the coding sequence GTGCGAACATGGACACAGGCCATGCGGGGTTCGACCATGGAACTGCGCGAGCAAATCGGCCAGTACATTGCTGAAGGAGTGCAGCAAGCGCTGCAGGGAGAAGGCGCAACCGCTCTGGCCGCTTTACGCCAGGCCCTCGCCCTGCAACCTCACCAAGCAGAAACCCATCTGTTGCAGGCGCTGATTTACACGCAGCAGGAAAAATTCCCGGAAGCCCTGGCCGCCTGTCAACGGGCGCTGTACCTGGATGAGCACTTGACGGAGGCGCTGGTCTTGCGAGGTTATCTCTACTGCCGAGGCAAAAAAGCAGCGGCGGCGCTAGCGGATTTAGACCGGGTACAAGCGCTCCGTCCTCGTTGGTGGCCGGTTTACGTCATCCGGGCCTGGGTGCATAGTCGTTTGGAGCGCTGGCAAGACGCGGAACGGGATTTGCAACAGGCCCTGAAGCTGGAGCCGGCAAGCGGGGAAATCTGTTACAATTTGGGACTAGTGTATCAGGCGCTGGGACGGAAGGACGCGGCTTTAGAGTATTGGGGCAGAGCGCTGTTGTTGCAGCCAGACTTGACCGAAGCCCACGCCCAAAGGGCAGCGGTTTACGGGGAGATGAAAGACTACGCTCGCAGCCTGGCAGAGTATGACGAGTGGTTACGCAGCCAGCCGGAGGAACCCCGCGCCTACTATGGACGTGGTCGTGTGCGAGCTGCTAGCGGAGACCGATGGGGGGCGATTGAGGATTTCAGTCGCGTGTTGGCTCTGAACCCCAACTACGGAGAAGCTTGGTTGCAACGGGGCTTGGCCTATTCGGTGCTGGGACAAACGGAGGCCGCGTTGGCCGATGCCCGCCAGGCCGCCCAAATTTTTCATCAACAGGGGAACACCACCGCCTACCATCGCGCCCGGGGGTTGGTGGCCTACTTGCAAAAATGA
- a CDS encoding NFACT family protein, with translation MTLQPCDLTTLVAVCQELYRDWLPARLERVIQTDKHHLYLGLRTLERRGWWLLSWHPQAARLHRSDGPPDLPDTFTFSQQLWHQLGQLALTDLRLLDPWERVVVLSFAPRPGESPHWHLYLEVMGRYSNAILTQADGTIVTCAHQVSAQESRVRPLQTGDRYQPPPALTQTIPRLEEPFAQWHQRLTVLPLPLRRALLASYRGLSGKLVREMAAQLALDPETPVTHLTPAQWQHLWELWQSWLRALQAGQFTPGFTDQGYTVLGWGITQPVPNVSHLLQQYYHHHLTLQALQHQRQHLQQKLHQQQQKLRQKLHVFQEKLRDMAQAETYRQQADLLMAHLHLWAPGMTEIHVPDFAADRMVTLTIPPDQTALQAAQALYKRYQKLKRAGAAVVPLLADVQTQLAYLEQIATQVEQLEAVATEDALALLAEIYQELAQQGYDWQPATYRPRPRPTAVPFLTFTSPGGHPIYVGRNNRQNEALTFSYAGDYDWWFHAQEIPGSHVLLRLPAGVPLEDADVQAAANIAAYYSRSRRSQQVPVIYTRARYVQRLKGYPPGTVHYRHEQVVWGYPDQAPIAQSTWQHPQQPQRQPR, from the coding sequence ATGACCTTACAGCCTTGCGATTTGACCACCCTGGTGGCTGTCTGCCAGGAGTTGTACCGGGATTGGCTACCGGCTCGCCTGGAACGCGTGATTCAAACTGATAAACACCATCTGTACCTGGGATTGCGCACCCTGGAGCGGCGGGGGTGGTGGTTGCTCTCGTGGCATCCCCAGGCGGCGCGGTTGCACCGGAGCGATGGTCCCCCTGACCTCCCCGATACGTTCACCTTCAGCCAGCAGCTCTGGCATCAACTGGGACAGTTGGCCTTGACGGACCTGCGGTTGCTAGACCCCTGGGAGCGGGTGGTGGTCTTGTCCTTTGCGCCGCGCCCGGGTGAGTCTCCCCACTGGCACTTGTACCTGGAGGTCATGGGCCGCTATAGCAATGCCATTCTTACGCAGGCTGATGGCACAATCGTCACCTGCGCCCACCAGGTCAGCGCCCAGGAATCGCGTGTCCGACCTCTGCAAACCGGCGACCGCTACCAGCCGCCGCCGGCCCTGACCCAGACGATTCCCCGCCTGGAGGAACCCTTCGCCCAATGGCACCAACGGTTAACCGTTCTCCCGCTGCCGTTGCGCCGCGCGCTGTTGGCGAGCTACCGGGGGCTGAGCGGGAAATTAGTGCGGGAAATGGCGGCCCAACTAGCCCTTGACCCGGAAACCCCTGTCACGCACCTGACACCCGCCCAGTGGCAGCACCTGTGGGAACTCTGGCAAAGCTGGCTGCGGGCGTTACAGGCTGGTCAATTCACGCCCGGCTTCACCGACCAGGGCTACACCGTTCTCGGTTGGGGTATCACGCAACCGGTTCCCAACGTCAGCCACCTGTTGCAACAGTATTACCACCATCATTTGACACTCCAGGCGCTCCAACATCAACGCCAACATCTCCAGCAAAAACTGCACCAGCAGCAGCAAAAACTCCGGCAAAAACTCCACGTGTTTCAGGAGAAATTACGGGACATGGCTCAGGCGGAAACCTACCGCCAGCAGGCCGACTTACTCATGGCTCACTTGCATCTCTGGGCACCAGGGATGACCGAAATCCACGTGCCGGATTTCGCTGCCGATAGGATGGTCACCCTAACCATTCCCCCGGATCAAACTGCCCTGCAGGCTGCCCAGGCCCTGTACAAGCGCTATCAAAAACTGAAGCGGGCTGGGGCTGCCGTTGTGCCTCTCCTGGCGGACGTTCAAACTCAATTGGCGTACCTGGAACAAATCGCAACCCAGGTGGAGCAACTGGAAGCTGTGGCAACCGAAGACGCCCTGGCGCTCCTGGCCGAAATTTACCAGGAATTGGCGCAGCAGGGCTATGACTGGCAGCCAGCCACCTACCGGCCACGCCCGCGACCAACGGCTGTTCCCTTCTTAACCTTCACCAGCCCCGGCGGACATCCCATCTACGTCGGGCGCAACAATCGCCAAAACGAAGCCCTGACCTTTAGCTACGCCGGCGACTACGACTGGTGGTTCCACGCCCAGGAAATTCCGGGGAGTCATGTGCTGTTGCGACTGCCCGCCGGTGTGCCCCTGGAGGATGCCGATGTGCAAGCCGCCGCCAATATTGCCGCCTACTACAGCCGCAGCCGCCGGAGCCAGCAGGTGCCCGTGATTTACACCCGCGCCCGTTACGTCCAACGGCTCAAGGGTTATCCCCCCGGCACGGTCCACTACCGGCACGAACAGGTGGTCTGGGGGTATCCCGACCAAGCGCCCATCGCCCAATCAACGTGGCAACATCCCCAGCAGCCCCAGCGCCAGCCACGTTAG
- the cbiB gene encoding adenosylcobinamide-phosphate synthase CbiB, with translation MARPSLLVMAGAALLDYLIGDPPQWLHPVQVMGWGIERYSQWVWARQWPPSREKLAGVGLVVLTVGLTVGATLGCLLIARRVSSVLAVVLETVWVASALAGRSLRRAALEVLEPLQAGDLAQARQALSQYVGRDTAQLPEAEILRAVLETVTENATDGVMAPLFYALVGAAVGPSPAVWALAYKAVSTLDSMVGYRSPPYTHLGWASARLEDGLTWLPCRLVVVTIALLSGRPRYVWRVCCRDAPYDPSPNAGWSECCYAAALGVQMGGVNVYRGVVKVKPKLGDPGRPITPAVVHQALTLNRWCFLTWLALGLLGMLPR, from the coding sequence ATGGCGCGACCGTCCCTGCTAGTGATGGCAGGCGCAGCGCTGCTGGACTATCTCATTGGCGACCCGCCCCAGTGGCTTCATCCGGTGCAGGTGATGGGCTGGGGTATCGAACGCTACAGCCAGTGGGTATGGGCGCGCCAGTGGCCGCCATCGAGGGAAAAGCTCGCCGGGGTCGGGCTGGTGGTGCTAACGGTGGGATTGACGGTCGGGGCGACGCTAGGGTGTTTACTCATCGCCCGCCGGGTCTCTTCAGTCCTAGCGGTGGTGCTGGAAACGGTCTGGGTAGCGAGCGCGCTGGCAGGACGCAGTTTACGGCGGGCGGCACTGGAAGTGTTAGAACCACTCCAGGCAGGAGATTTGGCCCAGGCGCGGCAAGCTCTCAGCCAGTACGTGGGACGCGATACGGCCCAATTGCCTGAAGCGGAAATCCTGCGGGCGGTGCTGGAGACGGTGACCGAAAACGCCACGGATGGGGTGATGGCTCCCTTGTTTTACGCCTTGGTTGGAGCGGCGGTGGGTCCCTCACCGGCGGTGTGGGCCTTGGCCTACAAGGCAGTCAGCACGTTGGACTCGATGGTGGGGTATCGCAGCCCGCCCTACACGCACCTAGGGTGGGCCAGCGCCCGGCTCGAGGATGGTCTGACCTGGTTGCCCTGCCGGTTGGTGGTGGTCACCATCGCCCTACTGTCGGGCCGACCCCGCTACGTCTGGCGCGTTTGCTGCCGGGATGCTCCCTACGACCCAAGTCCCAATGCCGGTTGGAGCGAATGCTGCTATGCAGCGGCCCTTGGCGTTCAAATGGGCGGGGTGAATGTGTACCGGGGTGTGGTCAAGGTCAAACCCAAACTGGGCGACCCTGGCCGTCCCATCACACCCGCAGTCGTTCACCAAGCTCTCACCTTAAACCGCTGGTGTTTTCTAACGTGGCTGGCGCTGGGGCTGCTGGGGATGTTGCCACGTTGA
- a CDS encoding NAD(P)H-binding protein: MKILVVGATGTLGRQVVRRALQEGHTVRCLVRSLAKATFLREWGAELVPGNLWWPETLEPALAGMEVVIDAATARPTDAIGIREVDWQGKVSLIQAMVRAGVRRLLFFSILGCERYPQIPLMSVKAATEAFLAESGLDYTILAPAGFYQGLIGQFAIPILEEQAVWLTGTSTAVAYMDAQDVARLALRCLDVPTTIGQKLPVVGPRAWTSEDIIALCERLSGKTAKVLRVPLSVLTTTRQILRAFQWTWNIADRLAFAALLARGEALDADMTPVYQLLGLSPAETTPLEKYLAEYFARILQKLKERNYELDRQKRQEQEKRQRRRPFKASAKTGS, from the coding sequence ATGAAGATTTTGGTGGTTGGGGCGACGGGGACGTTGGGGCGGCAGGTCGTGCGGCGGGCATTGCAGGAGGGACATACGGTGCGCTGTTTAGTGCGCAGTTTGGCAAAGGCGACCTTCTTGCGGGAATGGGGCGCTGAACTGGTGCCCGGCAATCTCTGGTGGCCTGAAACCCTGGAACCGGCCTTGGCGGGGATGGAGGTCGTCATTGACGCGGCGACGGCGCGACCCACCGACGCCATCGGCATTCGGGAAGTGGACTGGCAGGGCAAGGTAAGTCTGATCCAAGCAATGGTGCGCGCGGGCGTCCGACGGCTGCTCTTTTTTTCCATCTTGGGCTGCGAGCGCTATCCCCAAATTCCCCTGATGAGCGTCAAAGCGGCGACCGAGGCCTTCCTAGCTGAGTCCGGTTTAGATTACACCATCTTGGCCCCGGCGGGGTTTTACCAGGGGTTAATCGGCCAGTTTGCCATTCCCATCCTGGAGGAGCAAGCCGTGTGGCTAACGGGGACTTCCACAGCGGTAGCCTACATGGATGCCCAGGATGTTGCCCGGTTAGCGCTGCGGTGCTTGGACGTCCCGACGACGATTGGGCAAAAACTCCCGGTGGTTGGCCCCCGCGCCTGGACTTCGGAGGACATCATTGCCCTGTGCGAGCGCCTGAGCGGGAAAACGGCCAAAGTGCTGCGGGTGCCCCTAAGCGTGTTGACCACCACGCGCCAGATTTTGCGGGCATTTCAGTGGACCTGGAACATTGCCGACCGCCTGGCCTTTGCCGCCCTGTTGGCCCGAGGGGAAGCCTTGGACGCGGACATGACACCCGTCTATCAACTATTGGGTCTTTCACCAGCAGAAACCACTCCCCTGGAGAAGTATTTGGCCGAGTACTTCGCCCGAATTTTGCAGAAGTTAAAAGAGCGCAACTACGAACTGGACCGGCAAAAGCGGCAGGAGCAGGAGAAACGCCAGCGTCGCCGTCCCTTCAAGGCTTCGGCCAAAACCGGCAGTTGA